Proteins from a single region of Haloplanus sp. GDY1:
- a CDS encoding DUF2150 family protein translates to MTDVEDTFYTEDRWGNWIERVAEEDLDPENEDSARLLLNLQDDAAIAVAKIVNAYEDGRLDEEEAVDELTDVRDIVLEDVDLEDEEKRMLVDGVQTSLVCVFYAAEEYIAAGAAEDGTIEEYVHAAADAEANEDLDAALGYLVQAGTRIIDGDELDIALVEDLEYGLVSEWVNGLDSLQSAMSDPEVVEEEDED, encoded by the coding sequence ATGACCGACGTGGAGGACACGTTCTACACCGAAGACCGCTGGGGGAACTGGATCGAGCGGGTGGCCGAGGAGGACCTCGACCCGGAGAACGAGGACTCGGCGCGACTCCTGCTCAACCTGCAGGACGACGCCGCCATCGCCGTCGCGAAGATCGTCAACGCCTACGAGGACGGCCGCCTCGACGAGGAGGAGGCCGTCGACGAACTGACCGACGTGCGCGACATCGTCCTCGAGGACGTGGACCTGGAGGACGAGGAAAAGCGGATGCTGGTCGACGGCGTCCAGACCAGTCTGGTCTGTGTCTTCTACGCCGCCGAGGAGTACATCGCCGCGGGCGCGGCCGAGGACGGCACCATCGAGGAGTACGTCCACGCCGCGGCCGACGCCGAGGCCAACGAGGACCTGGACGCCGCGCTCGGCTACCTCGTGCAGGCCGGGACGCGCATCATCGACGGCGACGAGCTCGACATCGCCCTCGTCGAGGACCTGGAGTACGGCCTGGTCTCGGAGTGGGTCAACGGACTCGACAGCCTCCAGAGCGCGATGAGCGACCCCGAGGTCGTCGAGGAAGAGGACGAGGACTGA
- a CDS encoding VOC family protein, which produces MTGSIGRVGLWVTDLDRMVEFYGDVIGLETLVRDGDRAVLGVDDPLLVLAAAPDRPARGVDETGLFHTAFRVPSRAALGDALGRIERNWRLDGASDHRVSEALYLSDPEDNGIEMYRDRPRSAWPTTDDGRVEMDTLPLGLDPLREAAGGADRCPPGTDVGHVHLEVSSLDAARSFYADGLGLRVRQSMPGALFLAADDYHHHVGCNVWNGRSKPPEGRGLAWIELALDDAEAVASRVGGAPTNRAGEVEATDPDGITIRLRRA; this is translated from the coding sequence GTGACCGGAAGCATCGGACGGGTGGGACTGTGGGTGACCGATCTCGACCGGATGGTCGAGTTCTACGGGGACGTGATCGGCCTGGAGACGCTGGTCCGCGACGGCGACCGCGCGGTGCTCGGCGTCGACGACCCGCTCCTGGTCCTCGCGGCGGCGCCCGACCGCCCGGCCCGCGGGGTTGACGAGACCGGCCTCTTTCACACGGCGTTTCGGGTCCCCTCGCGGGCGGCCCTCGGCGACGCGCTCGGCCGGATCGAGCGGAACTGGCGGCTCGACGGCGCCTCGGACCACCGCGTCAGCGAGGCGCTGTACCTGAGCGACCCGGAGGACAACGGGATCGAGATGTACCGCGACCGGCCGCGGTCGGCGTGGCCCACCACCGACGACGGCCGGGTCGAGATGGACACGCTCCCCCTCGGGCTCGACCCCCTGCGCGAGGCGGCCGGCGGTGCGGATCGGTGCCCGCCTGGGACGGACGTCGGCCACGTCCACCTCGAAGTGTCGTCGCTCGACGCCGCGCGGTCCTTCTACGCCGACGGCCTCGGCCTGCGCGTCCGGCAGTCGATGCCGGGCGCGCTCTTTCTCGCCGCCGACGACTACCACCACCACGTCGGCTGTAACGTCTGGAACGGGCGGTCGAAGCCACCGGAAGGCAGGGGACTGGCGTGGATCGAACTCGCTCTCGACGACGCCGAGGCGGTCGCGTCGCGAGTCGGCGGGGCGCCCACGAACCGCGCCGGCGAGGTCGAGGCCACCGACCCCGACGGCATCACGATCCGGCTGCGTCGGGCGTAG
- a CDS encoding type IV pilin translates to MLDRAQSEVIGSVLVVGLVVVSVGVAGAYAMGTVAPATDDPRADITGEIRTDGITLSHQGGSAVAGADLRLLVRVNGSETSLAWEDGTLSGDDDVFDPGEGWTVSRSYDADSLVSVTLVHRPSNTVLFRTETSPTAQEPVESEMGGKVDAVDSEGEIAPGTGGPSTPENGDETDDGDGTEDGCQPPKDREDDEDDDHDEGDEDDDEDDEDDDEDDEDDEDDDCDDDDDDDDDDDDDDDDDDDDDDDDDDDDDDDDDDDDDDDDDDDDDD, encoded by the coding sequence ATGCTCGACCGTGCCCAGTCCGAAGTGATCGGGTCGGTGCTCGTCGTCGGCCTCGTCGTCGTCTCCGTCGGGGTCGCCGGCGCGTACGCCATGGGAACGGTCGCGCCGGCCACGGACGACCCGCGGGCCGACATCACGGGCGAGATCCGGACCGACGGGATCACGCTGAGCCACCAAGGTGGGAGCGCGGTCGCGGGCGCCGACCTCCGACTGCTCGTTCGCGTGAACGGGAGCGAGACGTCGCTCGCCTGGGAGGACGGCACCCTCTCGGGCGACGACGACGTCTTCGATCCCGGCGAGGGCTGGACCGTCTCGCGGAGCTACGACGCCGACAGTCTGGTGTCAGTCACGCTCGTCCACCGGCCCTCGAACACGGTGCTGTTCCGGACGGAAACCTCACCGACCGCACAGGAGCCGGTCGAATCCGAGATGGGTGGGAAGGTCGATGCGGTCGACAGCGAGGGAGAAATCGCCCCCGGAACCGGCGGACCGTCCACGCCGGAGAACGGCGACGAGACCGACGACGGGGACGGCACCGAGGACGGGTGTCAGCCCCCGAAGGATAGGGAGGACGACGAGGACGACGACCACGACGAGGGCGACGAAGACGACGACGAGGACGACGAGGACGACGACGAGGACGACGAGGACGACGAGGACGACGATTGCGACGATGACGATGACGACGACGATGACGACGATGACGACGACGACGATGACGACGACGACGATGACGACGACGACGATGACGACGACGACGACGATGACGACGACGATGACGATGACGACGACGACGACGACGACGACTGA
- a CDS encoding TatD family hydrolase, with protein MTEPDLDTPVLDDHLHLDPDAGQGLSAVRDFRRLGGTHLLVVNKPSWHLGVEAETGEDFRDVFERTLDVVVEANDLLPGRAWPVLGVHPGLISRLVDDRGFAPGDARDLMQAGLDVAAEYVRDGRALALKSGRPHYDTPDEVWDASNAVLRHALGLGADVECAVQLHTEASEDLTEIASWAEERGLPAHRVVKHYAGPTLAGPTPSVMCRTEWLREAAERGEPFLMETDFVDDPDRPGAVMGPKTVPRRVRTLLEEGYDDAVRLAHVETPARVYGIDTEATLSA; from the coding sequence GTGACCGAACCGGACCTCGACACGCCGGTACTCGACGACCACCTCCACCTCGACCCCGACGCGGGCCAGGGGCTGTCGGCAGTCCGCGACTTCCGCCGCCTCGGCGGCACCCACCTGCTCGTGGTGAACAAGCCCTCCTGGCACCTCGGCGTCGAGGCCGAGACGGGCGAGGACTTCCGCGACGTGTTCGAGCGCACCCTCGACGTCGTCGTGGAGGCGAACGACCTGCTTCCCGGGCGCGCGTGGCCGGTGCTGGGCGTCCACCCCGGCCTGATCTCCCGCCTGGTCGACGACCGCGGGTTCGCGCCGGGCGACGCGCGCGACCTGATGCAGGCCGGCCTCGACGTCGCCGCGGAGTACGTCCGAGACGGGCGCGCGCTCGCGCTCAAGTCCGGGCGACCCCACTACGACACGCCCGACGAGGTGTGGGACGCCTCGAACGCCGTCCTCCGCCACGCGCTCGGCCTCGGGGCGGACGTGGAGTGCGCGGTGCAACTGCACACCGAGGCGAGCGAGGACCTCACGGAGATCGCGTCGTGGGCCGAGGAGCGGGGGCTCCCCGCCCATCGAGTCGTGAAACACTACGCGGGCCCGACGCTCGCGGGGCCGACGCCGAGCGTGATGTGCCGCACGGAGTGGCTCCGCGAGGCCGCCGAGCGCGGCGAGCCCTTCCTGATGGAGACGGACTTCGTCGACGACCCCGACCGGCCCGGGGCGGTGATGGGACCGAAGACGGTCCCCCGACGGGTCCGCACCCTGCTCGAGGAGGGGTACGACGACGCCGTCCGACTGGCACACGTCGAGACCCCCGCTCGCGTCTACGGGATCGACACGGAGGCGACGCTTTCCGCGTGA
- a CDS encoding Ig-like domain-containing protein produces MRLRDDRRAAALQVGAILLLGFLVIGLALYQATVVPDQNEEVEFDHSQQVQESLQQLRNGILQTASAERTSPTTIQLGTRYPTRIVAVNPPPSSGRLATEPGGEVRLVNATAINDETADYWNGTTRSRSTRTLTYDPDYSLYQAAPRTVYDDTVLYNDFGSRSRAVTDQRLLQGNLIYVVALDGDLSRSGTQATSVSPTPVSASDRTVAVNGSDIAIEVTTDLPEDEWERLLADQYESNGGRIDGNASGVTVTGGTLTVDLVPNRTYRLRMAKIGVGTGVSDTSEQYLTVVDGADSVTAGGTRRIVLEVRDGYNNPVSGVTVDAAVSGTGADILPSEGVSDGSGQVIFEYGAPNSIVGATRTDSINFTFDPPADRADFSGEEPESVRINVTVVSLGSGNGGGGSTPPPDSPYYPDAFNDGNGGDGSIPPENNAYGYLSDFANMQEPDSQTAKLETEYRNPGKEHQFDVGTVTRNVAPSNSYTLEIAYFFENGNTDGVDVVVVDEGNQELDRFSLDETQTRSNTGLAEDSFTLNQAATDYISNNGDLYVRYETTSPSKGDYVLIEIGYQRLRAG; encoded by the coding sequence ATGCGACTCCGGGACGATCGGCGAGCGGCCGCCCTCCAGGTCGGTGCCATCCTGTTGCTCGGCTTTCTCGTCATCGGACTGGCGCTCTATCAGGCCACGGTCGTCCCCGACCAGAACGAGGAGGTCGAGTTCGACCACAGCCAGCAGGTACAGGAGAGCCTCCAGCAGTTGCGAAACGGGATCCTGCAGACGGCGTCGGCGGAGCGCACGAGTCCGACGACGATCCAGCTCGGCACCCGCTATCCGACCCGCATCGTCGCGGTGAACCCGCCGCCGTCGAGCGGTCGGCTGGCGACCGAACCGGGCGGAGAGGTTCGGCTCGTCAACGCCACGGCGATCAACGACGAGACCGCCGACTACTGGAACGGGACGACGCGCTCCCGGTCGACCCGGACCCTGACGTACGATCCCGACTACAGCCTCTATCAGGCCGCGCCGCGGACGGTCTACGACGACACGGTGCTGTACAACGACTTCGGGAGTCGGAGCCGCGCGGTGACCGACCAGCGCCTGCTCCAGGGCAACCTGATCTACGTCGTCGCGCTCGACGGGGACCTGAGTCGGAGCGGCACGCAGGCGACCAGCGTGAGTCCGACGCCCGTCAGCGCGAGCGACCGGACCGTCGCCGTCAACGGGAGCGACATCGCCATCGAAGTGACCACCGACCTCCCCGAGGACGAGTGGGAGCGACTCCTCGCCGACCAGTACGAGTCCAACGGCGGGCGCATCGACGGCAACGCGAGCGGGGTGACGGTGACCGGCGGGACGCTCACCGTCGACCTCGTCCCCAACCGGACCTACCGCCTGCGGATGGCGAAGATCGGCGTCGGGACCGGAGTGTCCGACACGAGCGAACAGTACCTGACGGTCGTCGACGGCGCCGACAGCGTCACGGCCGGCGGCACCCGTCGGATCGTCCTCGAAGTGCGGGACGGGTACAACAACCCCGTCTCGGGCGTGACCGTCGACGCGGCGGTCTCGGGGACCGGCGCCGATATCCTGCCGTCGGAGGGCGTCTCCGACGGCTCCGGGCAGGTGATCTTCGAGTACGGCGCCCCGAACTCCATCGTCGGCGCGACCCGAACCGACAGCATCAACTTCACCTTCGACCCGCCCGCGGATCGGGCGGACTTCAGCGGCGAGGAGCCCGAATCGGTGCGGATCAACGTGACGGTGGTGTCGTTGGGGAGCGGGAACGGAGGCGGCGGCTCGACGCCGCCGCCGGACTCGCCGTACTATCCGGACGCGTTCAACGACGGGAACGGGGGTGACGGATCGATCCCTCCGGAGAACAACGCGTACGGGTATCTCAGCGACTTCGCCAACATGCAGGAACCGGACAGTCAGACCGCCAAGCTGGAAACCGAATACCGTAACCCCGGGAAGGAACATCAGTTCGATGTCGGGACGGTGACCAGAAACGTGGCGCCGTCGAACTCCTACACGCTCGAAATCGCGTACTTCTTCGAGAACGGGAACACCGACGGCGTCGACGTCGTGGTCGTCGACGAAGGCAATCAGGAACTCGACCGGTTCAGTTTGGACGAAACCCAGACCCGTTCGAACACCGGACTCGCCGAGGATTCGTTCACGCTCAATCAGGCGGCGACGGATTACATCAGCAACAACGGCGACCTGTACGTGCGGTACGAGACGACGAGCCCTTCGAAGGGAGACTACGTCCTCATCGAGATCGGGTACCAGCGACTGCGAGCGGGGTAA
- a CDS encoding NYN domain-containing protein, producing MDPFGWLSDGAGDGEPRVALFVDGPNVLRDEFDVDLDDVREAAAAAGRPATTRLYVDEHATPKLIQAAEARGFEVVVTSGDVDVKLAVDLTRFAVEGRADVVAVASRDTDFKPAIETANACGLRTLAIAPGEHGRSDALRNAAAESTTLGE from the coding sequence ATGGATCCCTTCGGGTGGCTCTCGGACGGCGCGGGCGACGGCGAGCCACGCGTGGCGCTGTTCGTCGACGGGCCGAACGTCCTCCGCGACGAGTTCGACGTGGACCTGGACGACGTGCGCGAGGCCGCGGCGGCGGCGGGACGGCCCGCCACGACCCGACTCTACGTCGACGAACACGCGACGCCGAAGCTGATTCAGGCCGCCGAGGCGCGCGGGTTCGAGGTGGTCGTCACCAGCGGCGACGTGGACGTGAAACTCGCCGTCGACCTGACCCGCTTCGCCGTCGAGGGGCGCGCCGACGTCGTCGCCGTCGCCTCCCGGGACACGGACTTCAAACCCGCAATCGAGACGGCCAACGCCTGCGGACTCCGGACGCTCGCCATCGCGCCGGGCGAACACGGCCGGTCGGACGCCCTGCGCAACGCCGCCGCCGAGAGCACCACCCTCGGCGAGTGA
- a CDS encoding nucleotidyltransferase family protein, producing MDAVSGAGDAVIDADLPVRSPPFHPTRTASVAGVVLAAGTSSRYGDANKLLARVDGEPIVTRAVRTYLDAPVDPIVAVVGHEAGRVRTALPDGVRVVHNPDYADGQAASVRTGVAAVPPDADAAVVGLGDMPFVRSETVTRLVRAFRAGAGDPLAAAVDGRRGNPVCFGSRWFDALRGVAGDVGGRGILLSAPDAALVETGDPGVHRDVDRPSDLDAA from the coding sequence GTGGACGCCGTTTCCGGCGCTGGAGACGCCGTGATCGACGCCGACCTCCCCGTTCGCTCGCCCCCGTTCCACCCGACGCGGACGGCGAGCGTCGCGGGCGTCGTTCTCGCGGCGGGCACGAGTTCCCGCTACGGCGACGCCAACAAACTGCTCGCACGCGTCGACGGCGAGCCGATCGTCACCCGCGCCGTCCGGACGTACCTCGACGCACCGGTCGATCCAATCGTCGCCGTCGTCGGCCACGAGGCGGGGCGGGTCCGGACCGCGCTCCCGGACGGCGTCCGCGTCGTCCACAACCCCGACTACGCCGACGGGCAGGCGGCGTCGGTCCGAACGGGAGTCGCCGCCGTGCCACCCGACGCGGACGCCGCCGTCGTCGGTCTCGGCGATATGCCGTTCGTGCGGTCCGAGACGGTGACGCGCCTCGTTCGCGCCTTCCGCGCGGGCGCCGGCGACCCCCTCGCGGCGGCCGTCGACGGTCGCCGCGGCAATCCGGTCTGTTTCGGGTCGCGGTGGTTCGACGCCCTCCGGGGCGTGGCCGGCGACGTGGGCGGGCGGGGGATCCTCCTGTCGGCGCCCGACGCCGCACTGGTCGAAACCGGCGATCCGGGCGTCCACCGGGACGTCGACCGGCCGTCCGATCTGGACGCGGCGTGA